The Lycium barbarum isolate Lr01 chromosome 10, ASM1917538v2, whole genome shotgun sequence genome includes a region encoding these proteins:
- the LOC132613771 gene encoding uncharacterized protein LOC132613771, translated as MLATLVTHSLQMTDFYEKKADIDFATHPSYRNREQTDNFDIVNVDNLPQQAPSSMDCGVYVAAFAEYLSSSAVIPTEFDAKLLRMRYDTLLCDYAWDKSNNNASSDNEQPPRPIKPAVDYDAVDKEDLD; from the exons ATGTTGGCTACTCTTGTGACACACAGTCTACAAATGACTGATTTCTATGAGAAGAAGGCGGATATAGATTTTGCCACACATCCTTCTTACAGAAATAGAGAACAGACCGACAACTTTGACATTGTGAATGTAGACAATCTCCCGCAACAAGCTCCCTCTAGCAT ggattgtggtgtgtatgtggcagcCTTCGCTGAATACTTGAGCTCAAGTGCAGTCATCCCAACCGAATTCGATGCAAAGTTACTCCGTATGAGATACGACACCCTTTTATGCGACTATGCATGGGATAAGTCAAACAACAATGCATCAAGTGATAACGAGCAGCCTCCAAGACCAATTAAACCGGCAGTTGATTACGATGCAGTTGATAAAGAGGATCTTGATTAG
- the LOC132613426 gene encoding uncharacterized protein LOC132613426, producing the protein MAWRAREKAIKDFRAKAYSQDEFDKLMEKIGNVDIRVEASTEYAYTVNDEPRRFIIDLKKKTCSCRMFQLDEIPCSHAWAVLKNKNLTADVYCSDLFKPETVVNTYDVPVNPLPDETEWNVPKSILDEFVMPPIYKRPPGRPKNKRDKPLQELMIGKRRNSCGKCGRLGHNRRSCDNPPLNKKNK; encoded by the exons ATGGCATGGAGAGCTAGAGAGAAGGCTATAAAAGATTTCAGAG CGAAAGCATACAGCCAGGATGAGTTCGATAAATTGATGGAGAAGATTGGGAATGTTGATATTCGG GTTGAAGCGTCAACTGAATATGCTTACACAGTGAATGATGAACCGAGGCGTTTCATAAtagatttgaagaagaaaacttgCAGCTGCAGGATGTTCCAACTGGACGAGATACCGTGTTCTCATGCATGGGCAGTATTGAAGAATAAAAATTTGACTGCTGATGTATATTGTTCGGATTTATTCAAGCCGGAAACAGTTGTGAACACATATGATGTGCCAGTTAATCCTCTTCCCGATGAGACCGAGTGGAATGTTCCTAAAAGTATATTAGATGAATTTGTTATGCCACCGATCTATAAGAGACCCCCTGGGAGGCCAAAAAACAAGAGGGACAAGCCATTACAGGAGTTGATGATTGGTAAACGCAGAAATTCCTGCGGTAAATGTGGACGTCTTGGTCATAATAGGCGTTCGTGTGATAATCCGCCGCTcaataagaagaataaataa